CGCGCTGGCGTTCACCGACGCGCAGTCGGGCCGGTCCGCGCCCACGCGGTGGATCGGGGCGCTCAACTTCCAGGACCTGCTGCACGACGCCCTGTTCTGGGAATCGTTCCGGATCGGACTGCTGTGGGCGGTCGGGGTGACCGTGCCGCAGTTCCTCCTCGCCCTGGGCCTCGCGCTTCTGCTCAACCAGGACCTCCGCCTCCGTCCGCTCGCCCGCGCCCTCGCGATCATTCCCTGGGCCATGCCCGAGGTCGTCGTCGGCATCATGTGGCGGCTCGTCTACAACCCCGACGCGGGCATCCTCAACGAGACCCTGCGTGACCTCGGCCTCGGCGACGGCCACGACTGGCTGAGCGGTCTCGGCACCGCCCTGCCCGCGGTGCTCGTCGTCGGCGTCTGGGCGGGCATGCCGCAGACGACGGTCGCGCTGCTGGCAGGGCTGCAGAACACCCCGCGCGAACTCCACGAGGCGGCGGCGGTCGACGGCGCCGGAGCCTGGCGCCGTTTCCGCACGGTCACCTGGCCCGCCCTCCGGCCGGTGGCGCTGGCGATCACGGCACTCAACCTGATCTGGAACTTCAACTCGTTCGCCCTGGTCTACGTCCTGACCAACGGCGGACCCGGCGGCCGCACCCGGCTGCCCATGCTCTTCGCCTACGAAGAGGCCTTCCGCTACGGGCAGTTCGGCTACGCGGCGGCCATGGGTTGTGTGATGGTCGCGGTGATCTCGGTGCTCCTCGCCGTCTTCCTCGTGGGCCGTATCGGGGGAGGGGACGAGTCATGAGGACCAGTACCGGAGCCCGCGCCGGACAGTACGTCGCCCTGCTCGCCTATCTCGTCTTCCTGGGCTTCCCTTTCCTCTGGCTGATCTCCACCGCCTTCAAGTCGCCGCGCGAGCTGGGCACTCTGCACCCCACCTGGATCCCCCGGCACCCCACTTTCGCCAACTTCCGCCAGGCCTTCGACGAACAGCCGTTGCCGCACGCCGTGTTGAACTCCCTGCTCGCGGCGCTCGGGGCCGCGCTGATCGCCGTGGTGATCGCGACACCGATGGCGTGGGTCATGGCTCGGCGCCGGACGCTGCTCGCGCGGGCCGCGACCGGGTGGGTGGTGGTCAGCCAGGCGTTCCCGTTCGTGCTGGTGATCATCCCGCTGTTTCTGGTGCTGAAGAACCTGCGGCTGATCGACTCCCTGGCCGGGCTGGTGCTGGTGTACGTGGTGCGGTCGCTGCCGTTCGCCCTGTGGATGCTCGCCGGGTACGTACGGGCGGTACCGGCCGAGTTGGAGGAGGCCGCCGCGGTCGACGGCGCCGGGAAGCTCCGGACCCTCGTCTCGGTGACGGCACCCCTGCTCGCCCCCGGCATCGTGGCGACGGCGCTGTTCGCGTTCGTCACCGCGTGGAACGAGTTCTTCTTCGCGCTGGTCCTGCTCAAGACCCCGGAGAAACAGACCCTGCCGGTCGTCCTCACCCACTTCATCGGCGCGGAGGGCGTCGCCGACCTCGGCCCGCTGGCCGCCGCCGCGTTCCTCGCGACTCTGCCCTCCCTGGTCGTCTTCGCGCTGATCCAACGCCGGATCACGGGCGGCATGCTCACCGGGGCGGTGAAGAGCTGATGCGACCCAAGTGGATCCTCGTCCTCGTCGTGGGTCTGCTCCTCGCCGGCTGCACGGGCGGCGGCGGATACGGCTCGGCGGGCGGCCGGATCACCCTCCGCTTCCAGTCCCTGGCCTGGCAGGAGGAGTCCGTCACCGCCAACAAGGAGTTGGTGAAGGAGTGGAACGCCACCCATCCGCACGTCAAGGTCGATTACGTGCAGGGCAGTTGGGACAGCGTCCACGACCAGCTGCTCACCTCCTTCGAGGGCGGTGAGGCGCCGGACATCATCCACGACGCCTCCGACGACCTCGCGGACTTCGCCTACGGCGGCTACCTCGCCGACCTCCGGGACCTGCTGCCCGCCCGACTCAAGTCCGGTATAGCGCAGCGCAGTTGGGAAACGGCGACCTTCGGGGACGGGATCTACGGCGTGCCGTTCCTCCAGGAACCGCGGGTGATCGTCGCCAACGCGACCTGGCTGAAGAAGGCGGCCGTACGCATTCCGACCGCCGAACACCCCTGGAGCTGGCCGGAGTTCAGGGACATCACCCGGCGGCTGAGCGGGGACGGCAAGTACGGCGTGGCCTGGCCGCTCAAGGAGCCCGTGTCCGCCACGCTCAACCTGTCCCTGTCGGCGGGCGGTGAACTCTTCCACCGGGGCGCGGACGGCAAGGTGGCCGTGCGCTTCGACGCGGCCGACCAGGTCGTACCGCGCACGATCCACGACCAGGCGGACGTGGACCACAGCGCCTCACCCACGACGCTCGGGAGCGGCGGCTCGGACACCCTGCCCGGGTTCTTCGGCGGGAAGTACGCGATGGTGCCGCTCGGGTTCTCCTACCGCCAGCAGATCGTGCAGCAGGCGCCGAAGGGTTTCGACTGGCAGGTGCTGCCCGCCCCGGCCGGTGTGGACGGGCTCGCTCAGGGCGTCAGCCCGCAGACGCTGTCCATTGCCGCCGACAGCCCGCACAAGAAGGAGGCCGCCGCGTTCATCGACTTCCTGCTCCGGCCGGAGAACATGGTCCG
This portion of the Streptomyces mirabilis genome encodes:
- a CDS encoding sugar ABC transporter permease yields the protein MTWASATRRSATQTPDAGGRRRPVDHGAWFLVLPALIPILVLSVGPLLYGIALAFTDAQSGRSAPTRWIGALNFQDLLHDALFWESFRIGLLWAVGVTVPQFLLALGLALLLNQDLRLRPLARALAIIPWAMPEVVVGIMWRLVYNPDAGILNETLRDLGLGDGHDWLSGLGTALPAVLVVGVWAGMPQTTVALLAGLQNTPRELHEAAAVDGAGAWRRFRTVTWPALRPVALAITALNLIWNFNSFALVYVLTNGGPGGRTRLPMLFAYEEAFRYGQFGYAAAMGCVMVAVISVLLAVFLVGRIGGGDES
- a CDS encoding carbohydrate ABC transporter permease; protein product: MRTSTGARAGQYVALLAYLVFLGFPFLWLISTAFKSPRELGTLHPTWIPRHPTFANFRQAFDEQPLPHAVLNSLLAALGAALIAVVIATPMAWVMARRRTLLARAATGWVVVSQAFPFVLVIIPLFLVLKNLRLIDSLAGLVLVYVVRSLPFALWMLAGYVRAVPAELEEAAAVDGAGKLRTLVSVTAPLLAPGIVATALFAFVTAWNEFFFALVLLKTPEKQTLPVVLTHFIGAEGVADLGPLAAAAFLATLPSLVVFALIQRRITGGMLTGAVKS
- a CDS encoding sugar ABC transporter substrate-binding protein, producing the protein MRPKWILVLVVGLLLAGCTGGGGYGSAGGRITLRFQSLAWQEESVTANKELVKEWNATHPHVKVDYVQGSWDSVHDQLLTSFEGGEAPDIIHDASDDLADFAYGGYLADLRDLLPARLKSGIAQRSWETATFGDGIYGVPFLQEPRVIVANATWLKKAAVRIPTAEHPWSWPEFRDITRRLSGDGKYGVAWPLKEPVSATLNLSLSAGGELFHRGADGKVAVRFDAADQVVPRTIHDQADVDHSASPTTLGSGGSDTLPGFFGGKYAMVPLGFSYRQQIVQQAPKGFDWQVLPAPAGVDGLAQGVSPQTLSIAADSPHKKEAAAFIDFLLRPENMVRLALGDWMLPTGTEALKDPALHTAKDGWATGAALAPHLRPAPAQSVRGYPEWKDKVATPAFQEYYSGAIGLAELRKRLVRDGNLVLARYQR